The Actinomadura sp. WMMB 499 genome includes a window with the following:
- a CDS encoding quinone oxidoreductase, whose translation MRAIVVSENGGPEVLEPATRPDPEPGPGEVLIDVAAAGVNFIDVYFRTGAYPQPLPYTPGMEAAGTVAAVGPDVDGSTDGRAAGFSIGDRVAWSNVQGAYAERAVVPAEKVVPVPDGVGAQDAAAVLLQGMTAHYLTRSTYPVREGDTVLVHAAAGGMGLLLTQVATMLGARVIGTASTPEKAELARGAGAAEVLGYDGFADRVRELTGGEGVAAVYDGVGAPTFEGSLASLRRRGVLALYGAAGGPVPPFDPQRLNAAGSLFLTRPSLAHHTATRAELLERSGEVYRWVADGRVNVHVGHRYDLADARTAHADLEARRTTGKLLLVP comes from the coding sequence ATGCGCGCGATCGTCGTGTCGGAGAACGGCGGCCCGGAGGTGCTGGAGCCCGCGACGCGTCCGGATCCCGAGCCGGGCCCCGGCGAGGTGCTGATCGACGTCGCGGCGGCGGGCGTCAACTTCATCGACGTCTACTTCCGGACCGGCGCGTACCCGCAGCCGCTCCCCTACACGCCCGGCATGGAGGCCGCGGGGACGGTCGCGGCGGTGGGCCCGGACGTGGACGGGAGCACGGACGGGCGCGCGGCCGGCTTCTCGATCGGCGACCGGGTGGCGTGGTCGAACGTGCAGGGCGCCTACGCGGAGCGGGCCGTCGTCCCGGCGGAGAAGGTCGTCCCGGTACCGGACGGCGTCGGCGCGCAGGACGCGGCGGCCGTCCTGCTGCAGGGCATGACGGCGCACTACCTGACCCGTTCGACCTACCCGGTCCGGGAGGGCGACACGGTGCTGGTGCACGCGGCGGCGGGCGGGATGGGGCTGCTGCTCACGCAGGTCGCGACGATGCTCGGCGCCCGGGTGATCGGCACGGCGTCGACCCCGGAGAAGGCGGAGCTGGCGCGGGGCGCGGGCGCCGCCGAGGTGCTCGGCTACGACGGGTTCGCCGACCGGGTCCGGGAGCTGACCGGCGGCGAGGGCGTCGCGGCCGTGTACGACGGGGTCGGCGCGCCCACGTTCGAGGGGAGCCTGGCGAGCCTGCGGCGGCGGGGCGTCCTGGCGCTGTACGGGGCGGCGGGCGGTCCGGTGCCGCCGTTCGACCCGCAGCGGCTCAACGCGGCGGGGTCGCTGTTCCTCACCCGCCCATCGCTCGCGCACCACACCGCCACCCGCGCGGAGCTGCTCGAACGGTCCGGCGAGGTGTACCGGTGGGTCGCGGACGGGCGCGTGAACGTGCACGTCGGGCACCGCTACGACCTCGCCGACGCCCGCACGGCGCACGCCGATCTGGAGGCCCGGCGCACCACGGGGAAGCTCCTGCTGGTGCCGTGA
- a CDS encoding DNA polymerase III subunit alpha, whose amino-acid sequence MHLHVASAYSLRHGVAPPAALVERAAELGLETLAVTDRDGLYGAVRHVLACRDAGIGAIVGADLALAGGGRIVALAVGRAGWRSLCRLVSAAHAPGHAAVRASGEGPAVTRELVGAHAEGLVVLLGPASDVGRAVAERRPDEAARRLAGWRATAEVAVEIVNHFDRGDGHRAARMLALAREAGVPAVLGNAVRYLDPADYPVAQVLDVTRRLVPLDRRHLEERTGHAYLKPVAEMRRVAELSCGPGDDPGALLAATRRLSERCVLDPDGDLGMDRVHLPAVDGDAHARLAARCADGLARRGMEHSARAADRLADELAVIARKGLAAYFLTVADAAALIRSRGIRCAIRGSGAGSLVNHLIGIGDLDPLRHDLLMERFLADSREGLPDIDLDVESARRHEAYRALFDRYGADGTACVSMMETYRARSALRDVGNAVGLPPQEIDAIAKAFPHIRARQIRTALHDLPELRQSNLAQGRLEVLYRIAERLDGIPRHIAMHPCGVLLSSPTLHDRTPVEESALGFPMSQFDKDDVEAMGLLKLDVIGVRMQSAMAHAVDEIDRTTGARPDLEAVPRDDPATFELIRTSRTLGCFQIESPGQRELIGRLQPRDLDDLVIDISLFRPGPVASDMVSPFLDSRAGLRAPEYPHPDLEPALRESLGVVVFHEQVLRVLDVMTGCGLSTAEAARRALGGAEGQAVIGAWFRERALARGYDEAAVERVWRTLTAFGAFGFCKAHAASFALPTYQSAWLKRHHTAAFYAGVLTHDPGMYPKRVILDDARHFGVPILPLDVNRSTADWHVEPVPEGGPAGIRVALAEVKGISEAEVEAIVAARADGRPYRSLTDFWRRARVSRPIAERLVLAGGFDALYGPAPEPAPPAGGSLVPRRDLLCRVGALERVTARPRRGGVADGQLPLGFDDGELEPLLAGPPAGPLADPALGDVPSTGLPPMTPAEIVEAELEILGMDVSRHVVSFYRPLLAVLRAVPAADLPRRPPGGDVVVAGVKVATQTPAVRSGQRVIFATLDDATGPVDLAFFESVQDRCAATVFGSWLLAVRGRIRRAGGRAVSITATACWDLAFLEEERRRGGPDAVRAAMTRPGPSGRPVGRRIVQPTGFAMSPYSDIGHAGPPAASRPPARLWHASTGSSGPAP is encoded by the coding sequence ATGCATCTGCACGTCGCATCCGCGTACTCGCTGCGCCACGGCGTCGCGCCGCCCGCCGCGCTGGTGGAGCGCGCCGCCGAACTCGGCCTGGAGACGCTCGCCGTCACCGACCGCGACGGCCTGTACGGGGCCGTCCGGCACGTCCTGGCGTGCCGCGACGCGGGCATCGGCGCGATCGTCGGCGCCGACCTCGCGCTCGCCGGGGGCGGCCGGATCGTGGCGCTCGCGGTCGGCCGCGCCGGGTGGCGGTCGCTGTGCCGGCTCGTCTCGGCCGCGCACGCGCCGGGGCACGCGGCGGTGCGCGCGTCCGGCGAGGGCCCGGCCGTCACCCGCGAGCTGGTCGGCGCGCACGCCGAGGGGCTGGTGGTCCTGCTCGGCCCCGCGTCGGACGTCGGACGGGCCGTGGCCGAGCGGCGCCCGGACGAGGCCGCGCGGCGGCTCGCGGGATGGCGCGCGACCGCCGAGGTCGCCGTCGAGATCGTCAACCACTTCGACCGGGGCGACGGGCACCGGGCCGCCCGGATGCTCGCGCTGGCCCGCGAGGCCGGGGTCCCGGCCGTCCTCGGGAACGCCGTCCGGTACCTGGACCCGGCCGACTACCCGGTGGCGCAGGTCCTGGACGTCACGCGCCGGCTCGTCCCGCTGGACCGGCGGCACCTCGAGGAGCGCACCGGCCACGCGTACCTCAAGCCGGTCGCGGAGATGCGGCGGGTCGCCGAACTGAGCTGCGGCCCCGGGGACGACCCGGGCGCGCTGCTCGCCGCGACCCGGCGGCTGTCCGAACGGTGCGTCCTCGACCCGGACGGCGACCTCGGCATGGACCGGGTGCACCTGCCCGCGGTGGACGGCGACGCGCACGCGCGGCTCGCCGCCCGCTGCGCGGACGGGCTGGCCCGGCGCGGCATGGAGCATTCCGCGCGGGCCGCCGACCGGCTCGCCGACGAGCTCGCCGTGATCGCCCGCAAGGGCCTGGCCGCCTACTTCCTCACGGTCGCCGACGCCGCCGCGCTGATCCGCTCCCGCGGCATCCGCTGCGCGATCCGCGGCTCCGGCGCGGGCAGCCTGGTCAACCACCTGATCGGCATCGGCGACCTCGATCCGCTCCGGCACGACCTGCTGATGGAGCGGTTCCTCGCCGACAGCCGCGAGGGCCTGCCCGACATCGACCTGGACGTCGAGTCGGCGCGGCGGCACGAGGCGTACCGGGCGCTGTTCGACCGGTACGGCGCCGACGGCACCGCCTGCGTGTCGATGATGGAGACCTACCGGGCGCGCAGCGCGCTGCGCGACGTCGGCAACGCCGTCGGGCTCCCGCCGCAGGAGATCGACGCGATCGCCAAGGCGTTCCCGCACATCCGCGCCCGGCAGATCCGCACCGCCCTGCACGACCTGCCGGAACTGCGGCAGAGCAACCTCGCCCAGGGCCGCCTGGAGGTGCTGTACCGGATCGCCGAGCGCCTCGACGGGATCCCCCGGCACATCGCCATGCACCCGTGCGGGGTGCTGCTGTCGAGCCCGACCCTGCACGACCGCACCCCCGTCGAGGAGAGCGCCCTCGGGTTCCCGATGAGCCAGTTCGACAAGGACGACGTCGAGGCGATGGGCCTGCTCAAACTGGACGTCATCGGCGTGCGGATGCAGTCGGCGATGGCGCACGCGGTGGACGAGATCGACCGCACGACCGGGGCGCGGCCCGACCTCGAGGCCGTCCCGCGCGACGACCCGGCCACGTTCGAGCTGATCCGCACGTCCCGCACCCTCGGCTGCTTCCAGATCGAGTCGCCCGGCCAGCGCGAGCTGATCGGCCGGCTCCAGCCGCGCGACCTGGACGACCTCGTCATCGACATCTCGCTGTTCCGGCCCGGCCCCGTCGCCTCCGACATGGTGAGCCCGTTCCTGGACTCCCGCGCCGGGCTGCGCGCCCCCGAGTACCCGCATCCCGACCTCGAACCGGCGCTGCGCGAGAGCCTCGGCGTCGTCGTCTTCCACGAGCAGGTCCTGCGGGTGCTGGACGTCATGACCGGCTGCGGGCTGTCGACCGCCGAGGCCGCGCGCCGCGCCCTCGGCGGCGCCGAGGGCCAGGCCGTCATCGGCGCCTGGTTCCGCGAGCGGGCCCTGGCGCGCGGCTACGACGAGGCCGCCGTGGAGCGCGTCTGGCGGACGCTCACCGCGTTCGGCGCCTTCGGCTTCTGCAAGGCGCACGCCGCGTCGTTCGCGCTGCCCACGTACCAGTCGGCGTGGCTGAAACGGCACCACACCGCCGCCTTCTACGCGGGCGTCCTCACCCACGACCCCGGCATGTACCCCAAACGGGTCATCCTCGACGACGCCCGCCACTTCGGGGTGCCGATCCTACCGCTGGACGTCAACCGCTCCACCGCCGACTGGCACGTCGAGCCGGTGCCGGAGGGCGGCCCGGCCGGGATCCGGGTGGCGCTGGCGGAGGTCAAGGGCATCAGCGAGGCCGAGGTCGAGGCGATCGTCGCGGCCCGCGCGGACGGGCGCCCGTACCGCTCCCTCACCGACTTCTGGCGACGGGCCCGGGTGTCCCGCCCGATCGCCGAACGCCTCGTCCTGGCCGGCGGCTTCGACGCCCTGTACGGCCCGGCGCCCGAGCCCGCGCCGCCGGCCGGGGGCTCGCTCGTGCCGCGGCGCGATCTGCTGTGCCGGGTGGGTGCGCTCGAGCGCGTCACCGCCCGGCCCCGCCGGGGCGGGGTCGCCGACGGGCAGCTCCCGCTCGGCTTCGACGACGGCGAACTCGAACCGCTCCTGGCCGGTCCGCCGGCCGGTCCGCTCGCGGATCCGGCGCTCGGCGACGTCCCGTCCACCGGGCTGCCGCCGATGACGCCCGCCGAGATCGTCGAGGCCGAGCTGGAGATCCTCGGCATGGACGTCAGCCGGCACGTGGTGAGCTTCTACCGGCCCCTGCTGGCCGTGCTGCGCGCGGTCCCCGCCGCCGACCTGCCGCGCCGCCCGCCCGGCGGCGACGTCGTGGTCGCGGGCGTGAAGGTCGCGACGCAGACGCCGGCCGTCCGGTCCGGGCAGCGGGTCATCTTCGCGACGCTCGACGACGCGACGGGCCCGGTCGACCTGGCGTTCTTCGAGTCCGTGCAGGACCGCTGCGCCGCCACCGTGTTCGGCTCGTGGCTGCTGGCCGTCCGCGGCCGGATCCGCCGGGCCGGCGGCCGCGCCGTGTCGATCACCGCGACGGCCTGCTGGGACCTGGCGTTCCTCGAGGAGGAACGGCGGCGCGGCGGACCGGACGCCGTCCGCGCGGCGATGACGCGGCCCGGCCCGTCCGGACGGCCCGTCGGCCGCCGCATCGTCCAGCCGACCGGCTTCGCGATGTCGCCCTACTCCGACATCGGCCACGCGGGCCCGCCGGCGGCGTCCCGCCCGCCCGCACGGCTCTGGCACGCGAGCACCGGCAGTTCGGGCCCGGCGCCGTGA
- a CDS encoding TetR family transcriptional regulator — MTADAAGGAPGPARGRSTGGVRERKKRRTRMALIDAALELFVRDGYEETTIDEIVAALPVSQRTFFRYFASKEDVVLDQVSERYRAVEEALAKRPAGERPFTALFEALRTVLQTVAAGDEEEVVRFRRIRQVIEATPALLSAELTAYAASEGALVGEIARREGVDPERDLRPRLVVALFTAATRVGFEECSRREIWDPGTIAARVDETVALVDATVHEWI, encoded by the coding sequence ATGACCGCCGACGCGGCGGGCGGTGCGCCGGGGCCCGCGCGCGGCCGCTCCACCGGCGGGGTCCGCGAGCGGAAGAAGCGGCGGACCCGGATGGCGCTGATCGACGCCGCGCTCGAGCTGTTCGTGCGGGACGGGTACGAGGAGACGACGATCGACGAGATCGTCGCGGCGCTGCCGGTGTCGCAGCGGACGTTCTTCCGCTACTTCGCGTCCAAGGAGGACGTCGTCCTCGACCAGGTCTCGGAGCGGTACCGGGCCGTCGAGGAGGCCCTCGCGAAGCGCCCCGCCGGGGAGCGGCCGTTCACCGCGCTGTTCGAGGCGCTGCGCACGGTGCTGCAGACGGTCGCCGCGGGCGACGAGGAGGAGGTCGTCCGGTTCCGCCGGATCCGGCAGGTGATCGAGGCGACGCCCGCGCTGCTGTCGGCGGAGCTGACCGCCTACGCGGCGTCGGAGGGCGCGCTGGTCGGCGAGATCGCGCGCCGCGAGGGCGTCGACCCCGAGCGGGACCTGCGGCCCCGGCTCGTCGTGGCGCTGTTCACGGCGGCGACCCGGGTCGGCTTCGAGGAGTGCTCCCGCCGCGAGATCTGGGACCCCGGGACGATCGCCGCGCGCGTGGACGAGACCGTCGCGCTCGTCGACGCGACCGTCCACGAGTGGATCTGA
- a CDS encoding DUF6504 family protein, producing the protein MTRVFGDPVDVSVRDGRPARFVWRGRGHTVRRVLEHWVATRDWWREQDPDGDVLGEREFWRVEASPGAETGVYELRYDVSTQTWLLSRVWD; encoded by the coding sequence ATGACGCGCGTGTTCGGCGATCCCGTGGACGTCTCGGTGCGGGACGGGCGTCCCGCCCGGTTCGTCTGGCGCGGCCGGGGCCACACCGTCCGGCGGGTGCTGGAGCACTGGGTCGCGACCCGCGACTGGTGGCGCGAGCAGGACCCGGACGGCGACGTCCTCGGCGAGCGCGAATTCTGGCGCGTGGAAGCCTCCCCTGGCGCGGAAACGGGGGTTTACGAGCTGAGATATGACGTTTCGACGCAGACATGGCTGCTTTCCCGGGTATGGGACTGA
- a CDS encoding ABC transporter ATP-binding protein has protein sequence MTEVAPEPVLEGRGLVKRFGTAVALDGVDLAVDRAETVAIMGPSGSGKSTLLHCLAGITVPDAGEVRLLGERVDALGERRRSTLRRTRFGFVFQFGQLLPELPAEENAALPLMLNGTPRREAVRAARAWFGPLGLAGLEGRRPGELSGGQAQRVAIARALVPRPAVVFADEPTGSLDQATGRDTMRLLVEATRHNGASLVVVTHDASVAAWCDRTVEVRDGRARRPVAGAA, from the coding sequence GTGACCGAAGTCGCCCCCGAACCCGTCCTGGAGGGACGGGGCCTGGTCAAGCGATTCGGGACGGCCGTGGCGCTCGACGGCGTGGACCTCGCCGTCGACCGCGCCGAGACCGTCGCGATCATGGGACCGAGCGGATCCGGCAAGTCGACGCTGCTGCACTGCCTCGCCGGGATCACGGTGCCGGACGCGGGCGAGGTGCGGCTGCTCGGGGAGCGCGTCGACGCGCTCGGCGAGCGCCGCCGCAGCACGCTGCGCCGCACCCGCTTCGGGTTCGTGTTCCAGTTCGGGCAGCTGCTGCCCGAACTGCCCGCCGAAGAGAACGCGGCGCTGCCGCTGATGCTGAACGGAACGCCGCGCCGGGAGGCGGTGCGGGCCGCGCGGGCCTGGTTCGGGCCGCTCGGCCTCGCCGGGCTGGAGGGCCGCCGGCCGGGCGAGCTGTCCGGCGGGCAGGCGCAGCGCGTCGCCATCGCCCGCGCGCTCGTGCCCCGCCCGGCCGTCGTGTTCGCCGACGAGCCGACCGGCTCCCTCGACCAGGCGACCGGCCGCGACACCATGCGGCTGCTCGTCGAGGCGACCCGGCACAACGGCGCGTCCCTCGTCGTCGTCACCCACGACGCGTCCGTCGCGGCCTGGTGCGACCGGACGGTCGAGGTCCGCGACGGCCGCGCGCGGCGTCCCGTCGCGGGAGCGGCGTGA
- a CDS encoding sensor histidine kinase produces the protein MSDTGAGLDRIHTAGGWVARIAYGGFAALFLLLCLVAMSSVIDLWMVMLATTVTAAVVSRGQLLPWGIAAGTLSLGSSLFLGTAVMVEWSGNPSMFAEIGGLLIITVRAVWRLPRERAIAVPVLLGAALLTMPLRWSVISAVLFTAPLGVLLAIAIGAGLYLRAVDARRARSVTAARRDERLELARDLHDFVAHHVTGIVVQAQAARFAAGSGAAQSPERLDTMFEGIEKAGTEALTSMRRMVGLLRDAQDGTDPAAPGAAGGPHAPGPHADPSGGPADRGSATRPVGDLDRLRELVAGFTHPPAVLSVAPDLGPLPPESATSATRVVQEALTNVRKHAADATYVRVSLARLGGGVEVAVRNDGRGRGRRLPSSGFGLTGLSERVAALGGRLHAGPRPEGGWEVVAVLPLPGS, from the coding sequence GTGAGCGACACAGGGGCCGGACTCGACCGCATCCACACCGCCGGCGGATGGGTGGCGCGCATCGCCTACGGGGGGTTCGCGGCCCTGTTCCTGCTGCTGTGCCTGGTGGCCATGAGCAGCGTGATCGACCTGTGGATGGTGATGCTCGCGACGACCGTCACCGCCGCCGTGGTCAGCCGCGGGCAGCTGCTGCCCTGGGGCATCGCCGCGGGCACGCTGTCGCTGGGCAGCAGCCTGTTCCTCGGGACGGCCGTCATGGTGGAGTGGAGCGGCAACCCGAGCATGTTCGCCGAGATCGGCGGGCTGCTGATCATCACCGTCCGGGCGGTGTGGCGGCTGCCGCGGGAGCGGGCGATCGCGGTGCCGGTACTGCTCGGCGCCGCGCTGCTGACCATGCCGCTGCGCTGGTCGGTGATCTCGGCGGTGCTGTTCACCGCGCCGCTCGGCGTGCTGCTCGCGATCGCGATCGGCGCCGGGCTGTACCTGCGGGCGGTGGACGCCCGGCGGGCCCGGTCGGTGACGGCGGCGCGCCGGGACGAGCGCCTCGAACTGGCCCGCGACCTGCACGACTTCGTCGCGCACCACGTCACCGGGATCGTCGTGCAGGCGCAGGCGGCCCGGTTCGCGGCGGGTTCGGGCGCCGCGCAGTCCCCCGAGCGGCTGGACACGATGTTCGAGGGCATCGAGAAGGCCGGGACGGAGGCGCTGACGTCGATGCGCCGCATGGTGGGCCTGCTGCGGGACGCCCAGGACGGGACCGATCCGGCCGCCCCGGGCGCGGCCGGCGGCCCGCACGCGCCGGGCCCGCACGCGGACCCGTCCGGCGGCCCCGCCGACCGGGGTTCGGCGACCCGGCCGGTCGGCGATCTCGACCGGCTGCGCGAGCTCGTCGCCGGGTTCACGCACCCGCCCGCCGTCCTGTCCGTCGCGCCGGATCTCGGGCCGCTGCCGCCGGAGTCGGCGACGTCCGCGACACGGGTCGTCCAGGAGGCGCTGACGAACGTCCGCAAGCACGCGGCGGACGCCACGTACGTGCGGGTGTCGCTGGCGCGCCTCGGCGGCGGCGTCGAGGTGGCCGTGCGCAACGACGGGCGGGGACGCGGGCGGCGGCTCCCGTCGAGCGGGTTCGGGCTGACCGGGCTGAGCGAGCGGGTGGCGGCGCTCGGCGGGCGGCTGCACGCGGGACCGCGGCCCGAGGGCGGCTGGGAGGTCGTCGCCGTCCTGCCCCTGCCGGGATCCTGA
- a CDS encoding DUF4328 domain-containing protein, which produces MPCALCGDIIPTEVNRCPACGAWARRRDFRAVGVAVFMLLGFDAFVALGSGISLLRMAHPLRQATHGTYDAEATGQAIAPYTDVFTVYALLVAVTGTLYLFWFWRAYAQSPGPHRHHRAWTVFGWFMPIVNLWLPPRLVYEVWVNSGRYRTTERQAAGAVVAAWWCCALLGVLLAQAFAHGSTDTLADARVDVHLGVAAAACLALAAALCMANVFQITRLQTGREVIPQK; this is translated from the coding sequence ATGCCGTGCGCCCTCTGCGGCGACATCATCCCGACCGAGGTGAACCGCTGCCCGGCGTGCGGAGCGTGGGCCCGGCGGCGCGACTTCCGCGCCGTCGGCGTGGCGGTGTTCATGCTGCTCGGGTTCGACGCGTTCGTCGCCCTCGGCTCGGGCATCAGCCTGCTGCGGATGGCCCATCCGCTGCGCCAGGCCACCCACGGGACCTACGACGCCGAGGCCACCGGCCAGGCGATCGCCCCCTACACCGACGTGTTCACCGTGTACGCGCTCCTCGTCGCCGTCACCGGAACGCTCTACCTGTTCTGGTTCTGGCGGGCCTACGCGCAGTCCCCCGGCCCGCACCGCCACCACCGCGCCTGGACGGTGTTCGGCTGGTTCATGCCGATCGTGAACCTGTGGCTGCCGCCCCGGCTGGTGTACGAGGTGTGGGTCAACAGCGGCCGGTACCGGACCACCGAACGGCAGGCCGCCGGGGCGGTCGTCGCGGCCTGGTGGTGCTGCGCGCTGCTCGGCGTCCTGCTGGCGCAGGCGTTCGCGCACGGCAGCACCGACACCCTCGCCGACGCCCGCGTCGACGTCCACCTCGGCGTCGCGGCGGCCGCCTGCCTGGCCCTGGCCGCCGCGCTGTGCATGGCGAACGTCTTCCAGATCACCCGCCTGCAGACCGGCCGCGAGGTCATCCCGCAGAAGTGA
- a CDS encoding FtsX-like permease family protein: MTARAAGPARTARTTLELSWRLLRCGGARNLLGSLLTLAAVAVSTGLLLFALGANHAFAERAAADAWRHPAAPGDGASGTPAAVQALSTDYVRGDPVTVVDLGALSADPPVPPGMPRFPEPGELWASPALAERLADLPAGQLADRFPEPAGTLGDDALVSPGELVAVVGRDAAAPVLTAPRSDTTGLETTAAPTRIDAFNTGTSSWMSVYRVLAGVASALMVAPLLVFGGAAARLTVARRDGRLAALRLVGATPAQVVAITTAEAVLTAAAGAVLGAVLYAAAVPALTHITIQGGGWFAGHLWPGPPGVAAVLAAVPLLVGAGAVAGLRRVVVSPLGVARRETPPALRAVRILAPLAVLVAFGAVSGGLLGMRYAGFAVLLVLMTLAFLTINYAGPWVVSVIGGCMVALARGPSRLLAGRRLRDDPRSVWRTVAGVALTGFVAGFLALLNPGTIEDGASDRLRIGVPDGRDPAAIAARAERRLGGIEAAVSTGDGDGPRGGAKVVTITVPGGAAAVDRARTALHGLVPGRVATTPADDGTGGRNLLGDLRTGALTVLAVSFLIGTTSAGITGASAVLDRRRTYAMLRLAGTPLEVLDRARRQETVVPLAVMGGGSLLAGLFFASPFATGVGAGGALTLAGFVVLGFGGILGASALSRPLLRAVTTDPAPRPD, from the coding sequence GTGACGGCGCGGGCGGCGGGGCCGGCGCGCACCGCCCGCACGACCCTCGAGCTGTCGTGGCGGCTGCTGCGGTGCGGGGGAGCGCGCAACCTGCTCGGCTCGCTGCTCACCCTCGCGGCCGTCGCCGTCTCGACCGGGCTGCTGCTGTTCGCGCTCGGCGCGAACCACGCGTTCGCCGAGCGGGCCGCCGCCGACGCGTGGCGGCATCCGGCGGCGCCCGGCGACGGGGCCTCCGGGACGCCGGCGGCCGTGCAGGCGCTCTCCACGGACTACGTGCGCGGGGACCCCGTCACGGTCGTCGACCTCGGCGCGCTGTCCGCGGACCCGCCCGTCCCGCCCGGAATGCCGCGCTTCCCGGAGCCGGGCGAGCTGTGGGCGTCCCCCGCGCTCGCCGAACGGCTGGCGGACCTGCCCGCCGGCCAGCTCGCCGACCGGTTCCCCGAACCCGCCGGGACGCTCGGCGACGACGCGCTGGTCTCCCCGGGCGAGCTCGTCGCCGTCGTCGGGCGGGACGCCGCCGCGCCCGTCCTGACCGCCCCGCGCTCCGACACGACCGGTCTGGAGACCACCGCCGCACCGACGCGCATCGACGCCTTCAACACCGGCACGTCCTCGTGGATGAGCGTCTACCGGGTGCTCGCCGGGGTCGCGTCCGCGCTGATGGTGGCACCCCTCCTGGTGTTCGGCGGCGCCGCGGCCCGGCTCACCGTCGCGCGCCGCGACGGGCGGCTCGCCGCCCTACGGCTGGTCGGCGCGACCCCCGCCCAGGTCGTCGCGATCACCACCGCCGAAGCCGTCCTCACCGCCGCCGCCGGGGCCGTGCTGGGCGCGGTCCTGTACGCGGCGGCGGTCCCGGCCCTCACGCACATCACCATCCAGGGCGGCGGCTGGTTCGCCGGGCACCTGTGGCCCGGCCCGCCGGGCGTCGCGGCCGTCCTCGCGGCCGTCCCGCTGCTCGTCGGGGCCGGTGCCGTCGCCGGGCTGCGCCGCGTCGTCGTCTCCCCCCTCGGCGTCGCCCGCCGGGAGACGCCGCCCGCGCTGCGCGCCGTCCGGATCCTCGCGCCGCTCGCGGTGCTGGTCGCGTTCGGCGCCGTGAGCGGCGGGCTGCTGGGGATGCGGTACGCGGGGTTCGCGGTCCTGCTCGTCCTGATGACGCTGGCCTTCCTGACGATCAACTACGCGGGACCGTGGGTGGTGTCGGTGATCGGCGGCTGCATGGTCGCGCTGGCCCGCGGGCCCTCCCGGCTGCTCGCGGGCCGCCGCCTGCGGGACGACCCGCGCTCGGTGTGGCGGACGGTCGCGGGCGTCGCGCTCACCGGGTTCGTCGCCGGGTTCCTCGCGCTGCTGAACCCGGGGACGATCGAGGACGGCGCGTCCGACCGGCTCCGGATCGGCGTCCCGGACGGCCGCGATCCTGCGGCGATCGCCGCGCGGGCGGAGCGGCGGCTCGGCGGGATCGAGGCCGCGGTCTCGACCGGCGACGGCGACGGCCCGCGCGGCGGCGCGAAGGTCGTGACGATCACCGTGCCCGGCGGCGCCGCCGCCGTCGACCGCGCCCGGACGGCGCTGCACGGGCTCGTCCCCGGACGCGTGGCCACCACTCCCGCCGACGACGGCACCGGCGGCCGGAACCTGCTCGGCGACCTGCGGACGGGCGCGCTCACCGTGCTCGCCGTCTCGTTCCTCATCGGGACCACCAGCGCGGGCATCACCGGGGCGTCGGCCGTCCTGGACCGCCGCCGGACCTACGCGATGCTCCGCCTCGCCGGGACGCCGCTGGAGGTGCTCGACCGCGCGCGGCGGCAGGAGACGGTGGTGCCGCTGGCGGTGATGGGCGGCGGGTCGCTGCTCGCCGGGCTGTTCTTCGCGTCCCCGTTCGCGACCGGCGTCGGCGCGGGCGGGGCGCTGACGCTCGCCGGGTTCGTGGTGCTCGGCTTCGGGGGGATCCTCGGCGCGAGCGCTCTCAGCCGTCCGCTGCTGAGGGCCGTGACGACCGACCCGGCGCCCCGTCCGGACTGA
- a CDS encoding response regulator transcription factor yields MTIRVLIADDQEMVRTGFRMIVDSQPDMTVVGDAADGRRAVELARRLRPDVCLFDIRMPAMDGLEATRLLAGPGVPDPLRIVIVTTFDMDEYVYGALRGGAVGFLLKDGGPALLVEAVRAASNGESLVSPSITVRLLEHLARPPQAPPVRPREALTERELDVVRLVARGRTNEEIAGELFVSLSTVKTHVGSIHRKLGTRNRVESAAWAWESGLMR; encoded by the coding sequence GTGACCATCCGCGTACTGATCGCAGACGACCAGGAGATGGTCCGGACCGGGTTCCGGATGATCGTCGACTCGCAGCCCGACATGACCGTCGTCGGGGACGCCGCCGACGGCCGGCGGGCGGTCGAGCTGGCCCGCCGGCTCCGCCCGGACGTGTGCCTGTTCGACATCCGGATGCCCGCGATGGACGGCCTCGAGGCGACCCGGCTGCTCGCCGGACCCGGCGTGCCCGACCCGCTCCGCATCGTGATCGTCACGACGTTCGACATGGACGAGTACGTGTACGGGGCGCTGCGCGGCGGCGCCGTCGGGTTCCTGCTCAAGGACGGCGGCCCGGCGCTGCTGGTGGAGGCGGTCCGGGCGGCGTCCAACGGCGAGTCGCTGGTGTCGCCGTCGATCACCGTCCGGCTGCTGGAGCACCTGGCGCGGCCCCCGCAGGCCCCGCCCGTCCGGCCGCGCGAGGCGCTCACCGAGCGGGAGCTGGACGTCGTCCGGCTCGTCGCGCGCGGCCGGACGAACGAGGAGATCGCCGGGGAACTGTTCGTCTCGCTGTCCACGGTGAAGACCCACGTGGGGAGCATCCACCGCAAGCTCGGCACCCGGAACCGCGTCGAGTCGGCGGCCTGGGCCTGGGAGTCGGGCCTGATGCGCTGA